One window of the Lytechinus variegatus isolate NC3 chromosome 3, Lvar_3.0, whole genome shotgun sequence genome contains the following:
- the LOC121411440 gene encoding sarcospan-like yields the protein MLDSDSACKIIDNGCQCTRSSDDGFGRVYMYLDVLDCSSFLLNLQTYLYIQCALNAIGGAASFMVVILLWRSRYMDFHSGLRFYSYSAAIPNRPWSDPSTPPYMSHVNANGNANHQTVDCTFTFEQQR from the coding sequence ATGCTTGATTCCGACTCTGCCTGCAAGATCATAGACAATGGATGCCAGTGCACCAGATCTTCTGACGACGGCTTCGGGCGCGTCTACATGTACCTTGATGTCTTAGACTGTTCCAGCTTCCTCCTCAACCTCCAGACCTATCTCTACATACAGTGCGCCCTCAACGCGATAGGCGGAGCCGCCTCCTTCATGGTGGTCATTCTCCTGTGGCGGAGCCGCTACATGGACTTCCACTCCGGCCTGCGCTTCTACTCCTACAGCGCCGCCATCCCCAACCGCCCGTGGTCGGACCCGAGCACGCCCCCGTACATGTCACACGTCAACGCCAACGGAAACGCCAATCATCAAACAGTAGACTGCACCTTCACTTTCGAGCAACAGAGGTGA